Proteins encoded together in one Anguilla anguilla isolate fAngAng1 chromosome 9, fAngAng1.pri, whole genome shotgun sequence window:
- the smfn gene encoding small fragment nuclease produces MPAYIRTAAWTFRAKFAASLTVLFPFGPRATAFPAGRTLHLKVDARRYSARCPGTARATVTGLTPLLTGLDHLGASALSFCKRMTTSSANVSDSMSQRLVWVDLEMTGLDIEKDQIIEMACIITDSNLNILAEGPNLIIKQPDELLDGMSDWCKEHHGKSGLTQAVRDSTISLQQAEYEFLAFVRDHTPPGHCPLAGNSVHADKKFLDKYMPQFMHHLHYRIIDVSTIKELCRRWFPEEYKLAPQKKASHRALDDICESIKELRFYRASVFKAGTEEKKRKIVENGDCGKSPS; encoded by the exons ATGCCGGCGTACATAAGAACAGCAGCGTGGACATTCAGAGCGAAATTTGCCGCTAGTCTGACAGTTTTGTTTCCGTTTGGACCCAGAGCAACGGCTTTTCCAGCGGGGCGAACACTTCACTTGAAAGTTGATGCACGTCGGTACTCCGCACGTTGCCCGGGAACTGCAAGAGCGACAGTAACGGGCTTAACGCCTCTTCTAACAGGGTTGGATCACTTGGGTGCCTCCGCACTTAGTTTCTGCAAGAGGATGACAACTTCATCAGCCAATGTGTCGGACAGTATGTCCCAGAGATTGGTGTGGGTGGACCTGGAG aTGACTGGACTTGACATAGAGAAGGACCAGATTATTGAAATGGCCTGCATCATAACAGATTCAAACCTGAACATTTTGGCAGAG GGTcctaatttaataataaaacagccagATGAACTTTTGGATGGAATGTCCGACTGGTGCAAGGAACATCATGGAAAG TCGGGGCTGACGCAGGCGGTGCGGGACAGCACCATCTCCCTGCAGCAGGCCGAGTACGAGTTCCTGGCCTTCGTCCGGGACCACACCCCTCCCGGACACTGTCCCCTGGCAG GAAACTCGGTGCACGCTGATAAGAAGTTCCTGGACAAGTACATGCCCCAGTTCATGCACCACCTCCACTACCGGATCATCGACGTGAGCACCATCAAGGAGCTGTGCAG GCGCTGGTTTCCCGAGGAATACAAACTTGCTCCGCAGAAGAAAGCATCGCACAG AGCCCTGGATGACATTTGCGAGAGCATTAAGGAGCTGAGGTTTTACAGGGCGAGCGTCTTCAAGGCGGGCACGGAGGAGAAGAAGCGGAAAATCGTGGAGAACGGGGACTGCGGGAAGAGCCCGAGCTGA